The Betta splendens chromosome 24, fBetSpl5.4, whole genome shotgun sequence DNA window CCACATTTATTTGCGTGTGAGGTTTCTCACTCCTTGCGAGGAACTGAATTTCATGATTGTGTGCTTAGTCCATCCATCCAACAGCTCATCATATGCTACAACCAACACTTTGTTAGTGTGCAATAAATGTTGCAGCAAATCATGTTCATCAAATCTACCTAACTTataattcttcttcttctcttagCTCTTACACACAGTGGTGGTGGTTATCTCAGCTCGGGTTTTGACCACGATCAGCCCAGCTGACCAACCCATCCTTTCTCCACGCCACTACCAGCACACAGACCTTGACTCAGGCACCCAACTGGTCTGTGACAAGTGCCCAGCTGGAACCTATGTGTCCAGCCATTGCTCCCCCATGGCTGTGAGGGAGTGCAGCCCCTGCCCGGAAGGCACATTCACACGGGGTGAGAATGGGGTCCACCAATGCCATCGCTGTAGGGATCCATGTCCTGTGGGTCTCATTGAGAAAGCGCCCTGCACAGCCACCCAGGACCGCATCTGCACTTGTCCACTTAATAGTTTCTTTTTAGGGGAAGATGTCACAGGGTGTAAACCGCACTTGTTGTGCCCTCCTGGGACAAGGGTGAAGAAGAGGGGTACTGCAACAGAAGATGTGATTTGTAAACTCTGCCCTAGGGGGACTTTTTCAATTGGGGGAACAAGTGCACTAAAGTGCcaaactcacacaaactgtGAAGCACAGGGGCTTGTGCTGCTCACACCAGGAACAAGAGAGACAGATAATGTCTGTGCGCACCCTCATCCAGCCACATCCTCCTCTTTATCGTTGTCTGTCTCTACAAGTGCTCCAGTGGGACCTGCCCTGGAGGCTGTACAGGAACCCCTAATGTCTTCATCTTCTCGATTAACATCGCTAACTGAACTTTCAAGTAAAGGTGAGAATCTTTTCAATTTCACATATTTTGCCCGTGACTCAGTATAATGCCATAATGACTAAAGTTGACTAGCTAGAGATATGTTAGGACTGAGAAGGCCATACATGGACAAGCTAACCTAATTGCATTAATTATGCTAGTCAGGCTTCTACAAATCATACCTGCTAATGGTTATGCAAACAGTCTATTGACATTACAATAATTACAGAGTTGACGCCCATTCAATCCCTTCATTTTCTATTAgctataaaatacaaataaaaaaatccctCTTGCTAGGATATACATACAGCTGCTATAATGTTAACTTTCATCCtaccttcttcttttcttcgtTTTTTGTTATCACAGACCACTATAGCCAATCAGCCGCCTTTCAGCGAAAAGAAAACCAAGGTGAGGATGATCACAATGCAGAGAGGCTACACTTTGACTGGCCTGATTCTTCAACCCCAAGGAACCGTGATTCTCAAAGGACTTCACTGTCTCCAGATCAAAAGGACCAAACAAAAAGCAAGCAACAGCAAGGCCATCCTAATTCTGACTCTGTGCCGGAATCCAGCAAATTGACAATTGAAGATCTCCAAGGTACCGAAATATTCAGGAGTGGGCCACATATCAGCAAAGTAGCTGGGcaaggaagcacagctgttgtCCCCAGTTTCTACAGGCCAACTCGCAGGGGTTCTCCCAGGCCGAGCAGCCATAATCGCTTTGACATCAATGAGCATCTTCCTTGGAtgattgtgctgctgctcctactAGTGCTTGTGGTTATAGTGGTGTGCAGCGTAAAGCGAAGCTCTCGTGTGCTGAAAAAGGGTCCTATGCAGGACCCCAGCAGCATTATGGGGAAGGCCATTCAGAAGAAACCGTCTGGGTCTTTAATGCAGATCAAAGAAAAATGGATCTACTACTCCAATGGACAGGGTAAGTCTTTCTTCTGTTAGTCCATAATGAAAGATTTGGGTTTCATGATGTTTGTGATGGTGACAATCTAAATTAAAACCTATGGAAAATGTTCTGATAAGAAGTGGTGATAAGAGACTTAGTGCTCCAGGTTGTAGATTAGCCCAGGGTATCAAGTAATGTCTTTGAATTAGTTATTATTTATGAGTTCTGCTTATTAGCAATTGACAACCATCTACTGATGTTACCTTACCTCAATGGATGTTTGATCTAATCAATCCTTTCTCAGTGgttacacaagcaaacacattaCTCTATTGTAGTGCCACCCTGGTCTCATTATCTAACCTCACCCCCAAACCTTCATTTTTCCTCTTTATCTTCTGTGTATGTTGTTATTCTTAATTATaactctcttttcctctttcctttctgTAAAATCCACTGTTCTTTAACGCTCTACATAAAAAATGGTGGTGATATTTTCTTCCTTGCTCAATTTGAAATTGCTGTTTTAGAAACATATTATCTTACACCACAATCCATCATTTACTGTAGAGTACACTTTTCCCCAAACAACTTTGTTCCCATCTTTCATCACTGTAGTTGTCAATGGGGAAAGTACATTTTGCACCAGCTTGAGTGCTTGATTTCACAGCCTAAGAGAGAATCCCACCCAAACTCAAGGGACACCTTCTGTGTGAGATACTAGACCCTTccgtgcgtatgtgtgcgtgtgtgcgtgcatgtgtgtgtgtgtgctgtgataAAGCTGAGCTACTCACCACCCTCTCAATGCTCCCTCAGAGACTGGCCACAGAGAACTGGAATAATCTGGTTTCAGCTGCATTAGAGCTGTAGTTTGGTTGGCAAGGCACTGTAGTGGGTAACAGGGCaacaaaaacatactgtatatagtaaAAAGATAATGAAAAGAAGAGGAAGTGAGGAGATGCATaagtattgtacagtatgtgttgctTTTGGTGGAGTGACAGAGGGCCATGACATTACCAGTAGAGCTTCTTGTCAGACCCATGCTGGGGAAAAATACCTGAGAGACAAGTACAGTGCACTCTCATATTGAGCATCATTAAACATGAAGCATGTAAGTACAGAAAGGTCTGAATGCTGTTTACTGATTGTAATATTAGAACTCAAAATTCAGTAACAACTCAAAACTGCCTTTATAGCCCAAATAAAGAAATAAGTTGATAAATAAATAGCTTTGCTTTCCAAATATAATCCATCTATACCTAACTATCAGAAACTAACAAGACCAGTCTGAAATCttcatagcacctgtttgactcTCCCTCACACAAATTTTAAATTTCAAATCAGTCTTCAGGCCTGAAAAAGGCCTGTGTTGTTCTTTGCCAGGATGGACGGAGGAGGTCTGAGGCAGAGATTGAGTAAAATAATAATGGCTATGTCTTATcttccaatagatttgactgtattcGTTGTAAtgtttacaatattttagttttcaaccacagtttgaaaaataaatgttatgaATTCAATAAATCAATCATTTTTTCACCTGGATCCAATTCTTCGCAAAAAGGTAAATTtcacataaactacaaagacaagaaatagcaacaggctacaGAGACAATGATGCACTGATGCACTgatcatatactgtacttgttggcaagttgtgttgtttgaagacaaaattagcttttgttgcatatttcaaatgttttgacacgGTTAGAGCATTTTGCAAACAAAATGTGTAATTTTgacattggagcagctgtttagaaaATGTGGATGGCTTCATCAAAGCAAtcaaaaaaacaactgaattGTGATATCATTATGGTCCAGGTTTTAACATTATTGTATCCAAAATCTCAAAATCTAACCATCTTAACATTCAAAACTTACACAGTTGTGTTTTTTCGGAACACAACATGCAACATCTTTATGGACGTTCCACATAAATAAAGTTTcaaatattactattattggcAGCTATGTTGCTTTCAGGCAGACGCCACTGCAACCTATATGAGACAAATGTTTGCAGTACAATAAGTAAAAACcagtaagtttttttttaagaaaaggaTAAAGAACGTTCCTTAAAAACACTATCTTTGTTTGACTGTGTGAGGATGTGTTTCATGATCCTATTTGTATGTGCATGCATTTACATGGAGATGTATGTACTGATGTAGATGTAGGCACAAGCAACCAAAGCAGCGATTTTACACCACCATATACTTTCtggcagagaaaacaaaacagctccCTAATTCTTCCAAGGTGCATGGCTGGCTCCCCATGAAGGTTGTAATGCCCCTTTACTAGAGCAGTTAAAGCATTTGGGCAATAAAGAGAAAAGAAGGGGAAACGTCAAAAAGCAGATCACACACAAGACCTGGCTCTTGTTCAGAGCTGGTCAGGAAAGAGTGAAATACTGCTACTCTTCCATTGTGATACTCAATGGGAGTTTGCTGGACTGTGAGTCAGAACGTTATTTATTACAGGATCTGAAACGTTATATATTTATTGTCCATATCAAAGCCAATTAGTCACATTAAATACAGGTAAATcacaatatttttatataaatgttaGCCTGAGACTGCAATTAGCTTATGGTCATCAGAAAGATCACCTGGAAGGGAAAGTGGTGGACAAAAGTGAGTCTTTTCACACTGTGAATTTCATGGAATGGTGGGATGaagattttcattttctgtcattAATTGGGGATATATGTAATAATATCCCCAatgcttatactgtacattttctaGCATCATGTTTGATTTGTATAATGATAAGATTATTTGTGATAATGATGTTCATCAGTCTTTATTTGTTACATAAAATCCGTCCTCTACATTTAGCTGCAAATGACCTGAAGTAAAGTTTTATTTAACTGATAAGATCAAGATCTTAGGCTGCATAGTCAGAGCACCAATGCTGACCCCTGTTCAACACAATATTAAAACCATCAGGCCGGGTTAATGTTGTGGCCCATTAATGCAAAGTGTATGCAGGTTGCAGTTAATGGCTATACagataaaaacaacatttgggTTCAGATGGAAGCAGGTTGCACTTGGTGTAATTACCAGCAATATTGTTTACAACATACGTTTCAAAGTAAGATGCACATTgtaaagaaaaacatgaaagaaaacaaaggttTACCTGCCCACCATCCTCCCTTGTTAAACGTCTACACCGTAAATAAAGCCAAGTTCCACATCCAAGCCCAACAGGGAGCCACAGCTTGCTATATATTGTGCTATGCAGTATCAGGGTGGGCTTGGGTAGCCAGATCTTAGTTCAGCCCGAGGTTGGGTGGGTTCTTGGTCGGAGGTATATCGCGCATGTTGTGTTTctacacagctgcacacacatttcaccagtttaatgttgtgttttcacaACAGGATTATGTGATGTGATAAACAGAATGGTATTTGTAAAGGCACAAACAGCACCCTGTTTCTCCTCATCATGCACACAATAACCTTGTGCACAGGTTAGCCTGATGCCTGTTCCAGAGGATTTTTTCATTCATGcagtcagtttttttttgtttgtgtacaaGCAAAAATGTTGACTCTTAATTCAGAATGAAGTGTGTTTGGAGCAACATAGCTTcattaaaagattaaaatatgcACATCAGAAATCAGTGTTTCATATCTGTTCCTGGCAAATTTTCAGCTGTGACATTGTTACTGTTTCCaacacagagctacagtaaaaacaaaataaaaaaattaatatgaCTTATATCCAATTATGTACAGTGGAGAATATTTTCATTGAGATATTTACatctatttacagtaaatagacTGCCTCATATAAGTTCAGGCATCCCCATTCAAACATATAAATACAGCCACGGGCTGACATACTGAGTCAGCACGAGACTTATATAGGTCATTTATATGTGGCCTGCTCTCGTTGGCAGTGAGGCGTGCAGAGCGGGGAGATTTCTATTTTGTCTATGTGTGTTAAGGCCAGCGAGGTGGAAAACAGCTGACAGGCTCTCGGGCCAAAAGGCTTGGCACGCGAGGTCTCTCCAGATTTTACGCAAATGTATTAATCTTAAGCAGCCGTGGAagattgagtgtgtgtgtatgtgtgcgtagggtgcgtgtgtgtgtgttcatcttcatttttgaattttaagctgtttaaaaacattttacaaaattAGGTCATAAAAAGATTATTCAAAGCTTTTACAATGGTCATGGTAACCGTTCTGGTTTTGGGTTAATACTACATTTGATTTTAGTGTAGGAGTGAAAGGTGGATTTAGTGTTAGATCCAAAATAAGGGTTAGGTCTGGGAACAGTTTGGGGATAGGGGATAAGTATTTGCATTGCATCAAAACGCGCCGCCCTATTACAGTACGCGTAtgctttcatttctgttttcatttcataaaTGTTTTTCAAGCCATGAGTGTTGTCCACTGGCTTACATCCATTTTAATCTCTCTGGTCCAATCTTGCTGAATCATCCTGGGTTTATGTACTTAGCATGTTCATTAACAAAAATCAGGGATCAACCTTAAAAAAAACGTGAGGAATTTATTTTGTGTTGATGCGCTGCATGCCCTGTAGTTCAAGAAGGTAGAATGTGTTTTAGTGAATTTTACTAAAACTAAAATTGTACTTATGAGTAAGATTTACTATAAATCTTACTCATTACCTTGCTTACAATGTTTTCATATCTTAGTCTAGATCTAAATTTGACCAATAAAAAGCTGTATATATGTTCCAGTTAAAGGACAGCATGGTATAAAAAGTGTTTAATTATTTCTGAACCTGACTGTATCTGATGCATTTTCCTGCTAAACAACTGTGTCACtgtttgtagtttttttctTATCTAAGTTAATGGCAAGTCACATGAGTTAGTCAGTGTGTATGCAGATAATGGAGTGTTTCAGGAGGAAAAGCTGCTTGGGAAACAACATTTAGGCCTAGGGTAAAACTGctaaaacatcatcatcatcatcatcatcatcatcacctaaAGGTGATGTTTGTTATGTCAAGGTGATGTTGTCGCTCACTAAACATGATGTTGGTTCATTCTCATTCTGTAAGCATTTTTAAGCTAAAAGGACATACAACATTAAATGGCCAATAGGTTGTTATAATTATGTCAAGCTCATTTCTTCCATTCTGAAACATTGGTTCTTCTCTACAGGAGTGGATATCTTAAAGTTGGTCGCAGCGCATGTGGGCACCCAGTGGATTGACATCTACCAGTCTCTGGCTAATGCTACGGAGCGCGAGGTTGCAGCATTCTCCAACGGCTACTCATCAGATTGCGAACGAGCatatgcagctctgcagcactggACCATCCGGGATAGTGACGCCAACCTGGCCAAGCTGATCAATGCCCTCCACCGACACCGTCGCATCGATGTAGTGGAGAAGATCCGCTTAGTCATGGAGGACAACCCACAGGTATGTTGCAGGATCATATTTGTCCATTTAGGCAAATAGGATGTCATGGTTATCATGAAGCGACTGTGTCAGAAATGAGCATATTATCTGCTATTTGTCTGTCACCATGTTCTTTTTTACAGTGTGGGAAACCAATTTAGTAATAAATAGTACTGAACTGGCCAGGAATGATTAAGCTCCATTCTGCGCCCGCTTGACAAAATTTTACAACAAACTGAACTATGTGAACGATGagatataatatactgtatctactgtaattGAAGAGGTGTTAATAGGGAGAGgaataataatatactgtaaaaaataGAGAAAACAGTGCAACTATCAAACTTACAATCTtttaggggaaaaaaagaacaaaaaccaGTTCAGAGATAATCTAGCAGGGGTGCCAGTCTGAAAGTTAACTGCAACATaatgacaaacacaacagatAATCCAGCAAAGATGAGAGTTTAAATGCAAATACCTCTTGCGAAGGAATCATCAAGTGGAGTGTACATTGGACATTTAGAGCATGTGCTCTAAAtgaatgtttgcatgtgtgagaGGCATAGTGGGTTTCAGTGGGCATGGCCAGGTGAGAGTGAGCGAATGACATCAATGAC harbors:
- the tnfrsf21 gene encoding tumor necrosis factor receptor superfamily member 21 isoform X2, which gives rise to MSVTCVSTVLLHTVVVVISARVLTTISPADQPILSPRHYQHTDLDSGTQLVCDKCPAGTYVSSHCSPMAVRECSPCPEGTFTRGENGVHQCHRCRDPCPVGLIEKAPCTATQDRICTCPLNSFFLGEDVTGCKPHLLCPPGTRVKKRGTATEDVICKLCPRGTFSIGGTSALKCQTHTNCEAQGLVLLTPGTRETDNVCAHPHPATSSSLSLSVSTSAPVGPALEAVQEPLMSSSSRLTSLTELSSKDHYSQSAAFQRKENQGEDDHNAERLHFDWPDSSTPRNRDSQRTSLSPDQKDQTKSKQQQGHPNSDSVPESSKLTIEDLQGTEIFRSGPHISKVAGQGSTAVVPSFYRPTRRGSPRPSSHNRFDINEHLPWMIVLLLLLVLVVIVVCSVKRSSRVLKKGPMQDPSSIMGKAIQKKPSGSLMQIKEKWIYYSNGQGVDILKLVAAHVGTQWIDIYQSLANATEREVAAFSNGYSSDCERAYAALQHWTIRDSDANLAKLINALHRHRRIDVVEKIRLVMEDNPQFDINQMMTSVNVSQSLSPIHKLMESHSSSSSGSNCGSLGGASGAGVDQSPMDRSKGFFPDESEPLLRCDSTSSKDSALSRNGSFITKERKDTVLRQVRLDPCDLQPVFDDMLHILNPEELRVIEEIPAAEDKLDQLFEIAGVKSQEASQTLLDSVYSHLPDLL
- the tnfrsf21 gene encoding tumor necrosis factor receptor superfamily member 21 isoform X1, which gives rise to MKDSKQNLFLSTKMNCDPSTREHKDIQQQLLHTVVVVISARVLTTISPADQPILSPRHYQHTDLDSGTQLVCDKCPAGTYVSSHCSPMAVRECSPCPEGTFTRGENGVHQCHRCRDPCPVGLIEKAPCTATQDRICTCPLNSFFLGEDVTGCKPHLLCPPGTRVKKRGTATEDVICKLCPRGTFSIGGTSALKCQTHTNCEAQGLVLLTPGTRETDNVCAHPHPATSSSLSLSVSTSAPVGPALEAVQEPLMSSSSRLTSLTELSSKDHYSQSAAFQRKENQGEDDHNAERLHFDWPDSSTPRNRDSQRTSLSPDQKDQTKSKQQQGHPNSDSVPESSKLTIEDLQGTEIFRSGPHISKVAGQGSTAVVPSFYRPTRRGSPRPSSHNRFDINEHLPWMIVLLLLLVLVVIVVCSVKRSSRVLKKGPMQDPSSIMGKAIQKKPSGSLMQIKEKWIYYSNGQGVDILKLVAAHVGTQWIDIYQSLANATEREVAAFSNGYSSDCERAYAALQHWTIRDSDANLAKLINALHRHRRIDVVEKIRLVMEDNPQFDINQMMTSVNVSQSLSPIHKLMESHSSSSSGSNCGSLGGASGAGVDQSPMDRSKGFFPDESEPLLRCDSTSSKDSALSRNGSFITKERKDTVLRQVRLDPCDLQPVFDDMLHILNPEELRVIEEIPAAEDKLDQLFEIAGVKSQEASQTLLDSVYSHLPDLL